In Rhodothermales bacterium, the sequence CTGTTCGGGGGGATTCCGGCTACCGGCGCCATTGCACGAACCGCCACCAACATCCGCAATGGGGGCCGCTCGCCAATCGCCGGCATCGTACACGCGGTCGTGTTGCTGGTGATCCTGCTCGCCGCAGGCCCGATGGCGGTGCTCATCCCAATGGCGACACTGGCCGGTATCCTGCTGGTGGTGGCCTACAACATGAGCGAGTGGCACAATTTCGTCCGCCTACTGAGGGGCCCGCGGAGCGATGTGCTGGTGCTGCTGGCCACGTTTCTCTTGACGGTGTTCGTGGATCTCACCGTCGCACTGGAAGTCGGGATCGTGCTCGCGGCGCTATTGCTGATGAAGCGCCTGGCGGATGTGACGTCCGTGAGCGCGATGCGGAGCGTGCTGGACTACGAAGAGGCCGGCGAGAAGGCGCCGGCGGAGCTCGACGTGCCGGCGGGAGTCGATGTGTTCGAGATCAACGGTTCGCTGTGCTTCGGAGCCGCCAGTAAGTTCACTGAGATGGCCGCTTCCATCCAGCCGTCCCGGGTGATGATTCTACGTATGCGTCACGTCCTGGCCGTGGATGCCACCGGTCTCCAGGCGGTTGAAAGCGTTTGGAATCGGATGCGCCAGCAGGGAACGCTCTTGCTCATCTCCGGCGTTCGCGCCCAACCGCTGGAAGCCATGCGCCGCATCGGCCTGCTCAAACAGATCGGGGAGGAGCACGTATTCGCCCAGTTTAACGATGCGCTCGCCCGGGCGCGCCAGGAGGTGGAGCATAGGCCTGAAGTCGAATAGGACGCTCGATGCCGTGAGATCCGGTGCCCACCGCTGGGTGCGGCTTCCTCGATTCGCTACTCGCTTCGTACCATCACGCGGACCGGCTCGGCCCAATCCCGCCACAGCCGTTCCAGCAACTCGGCGTCCGGTGGCCCGTCGCTCACCACGAACCGGTAGGCGGCCTCGTAGGGCTGCTCCGGTGTGATCGCCCATGCGCCGGCTTGCGAGGGAGACCAGCAAAAAAACGGCTCGGTCGGGTGGATCCGCATCGGCTCCGGCGCCCTGAAGTTGTCCGGATGCGCCAGCAGCCCCACGCCAGCGAGTTGCCCATCGACATACCCGCCGATATGGCTCCAGCGCGCCCGCGTCTCATGCCCGTTGCTGCGATCCATCCCCTCGGAGGTCAGGAAAAACGCATTCTCGGCCCCATCCCATTGCCGATGTCCTCGGAAGCCGAGCCCACCATAGTGGTACTCGGGCAGGATAAGCGCGGAGTCGGTGGCCGTCGTGTGGCGTAGGCGAAGCTCCACGAGCCGATACGGGGCGTCCCCGGCGTCGACCGCGAAAACACGCAGGTCCCACTGCTCGTCAATGACCGGACGCGGCGATCCGCGAGTCAGGTCGACATACCGGTGCCTGGCCTGGAGCCGGCTGAACACCGGCCCGGCCCCGACGCTGTCCAGGGAGACCGGCTCCACCCTCCCGGTTTTTAGCGCGACATTCCAGAAATCGGGTTTCTGGCCTTCGAATTCGGTGCTGGTCCAGGCGGACCAGATACCGTGGTGATGGATATGGTTCGGCGGGTAATCGTCCACCACCAGCACGCCCGAGGGGGTATATAACGGGTAGATGTACCCGCCCCGCACGTAGACGGAGTCGAACCCCGGATCGGGGAGGGCCGTGGGTCGGCTCTGGTAGGAGAGAACAGGTTGGTCGCCGTCGGCGAAGGAAACGACGCCGTCGGCTAGCGTTGCCTGAATACCGTAATCGTTAGCCGACGTTGGCCGCAAGGTATACGTGCGTGAGGTGCCGGCATCCAACGCATCGAGGATAAACCATCCCTGTCCATCCTCGATCTGCACGGGAGTGGCGCGGTCAGATTCATCGACGATTTCGAGCCCTTTCGGTAGAGGGGCGGCTGGAAGATCAAACGATACGATCGATTGCCGGCGGTCCACCTCGCCGGCCTGGACACTCAGGCGCCACTCGGGCGCGGGTGGCTGGCAGCCGAGCAGTAAGCTGCTACAGGCGAGTGCGCACAAGAGCGGGCGAAGCATATCAGGGGGTGTCTGCAAACGTGGCCGCCAGCTGCCGCACGGATTTTTCGGCATCGGCAGGGTCGGATAAAACGACGATGCGGTAGCGGAAGGTGACGGATTCGCTGGCTTTCAAGGCGAAGTTCAACGCTTCTTTCCCACCGCTAAGCGCTTTCTGCCCGAGCGGGTTGGCGGCAAACAGGCCGTAGCCGCGTGCGTGCCAGTACGTCGGATACCCGGGATTCCGAGGGTGGTCGATCAGAGCCACCGTCACCGGCTCGCCGGCCAACTCGCCGATTAACATCATCCATTCCCCCCGCGTGCCCCAGACATCGACGCCCCGCACGCCCTCGCTGCTGAGGTACTCGCCGGACACGCCGGTGTCGTCCAACACCGCCTCGGGGCGAGGCTTGCCGGCCGCGTCGGTCAGCAGGACGGGTTTCCCCTCCGGGTGTTCAAGCGCCCGGGTGACGCGGAGCGCGATCATCCCCTCCTTGTTGTCGGTGAACACAACGTCCTGGTCGAGCGCCGTGAGGGTGGTGATGCGGTCGATGACGCGCATGGAGTCGTCGCCCGAGAAGATAAACCGTGTGCGCTCTTGCAAGAGGCGCGTATTGGTAGGTGTCAACCAGTCGGCCTCTACGTCCAGCACCCCGTGCTCGTCGCCGCCAAGCGCCTGGATGATGGCGCGGTGGCGGATGGCGCCCATGCGAGGCCGGCGTTCTTCCGGCACGGCGTCCGAGTTGTTCCAGAAGTCGTACCCATTGACATCCCCATAATTGAGCCAGTGCCCGATGTGGTGCGGATGGTCCACCCGCTCGCCGGCGCGCGGCTCAAAAGGATATCCCCGCGTGATGTCTTGCCCTCCGGCCGTCCGGATGGGGTAGAGGACCGGCTTCTTGAGCGTGGCGATGCTGTCGTGGTACACGTACGCCGTGAACAGGGCGCCGTCGATCGACACGTCCACCCGTTGTTGGTCGTCCAGCACGACGATCTGCACGCCCCCGGTAGGGCGAAACGCGACAGCAGCGGCGGCCAGGCCGGCCAACACAAGCACGAGGAGACGCGTCATGACGATTCCCTGCGAGTCGATAAAACGGCAAACCCCGGGAGCGGGCCCCCGGGGTTCATCCGATCACATGGCGTTGGTCAGCTTCATCGCCACCGGATCCCAATCGACGGCCCGCTTCTCGATGTAGCTCAGGTTCGAGAGCAGGGCTGGCGCGGCGGCGCGGTAGCCGTACGCGGCATCTTCAACGACCGTACCGCCCGAAC encodes:
- a CDS encoding PmoA family protein; amino-acid sequence: MLRPLLCALACSSLLLGCQPPAPEWRLSVQAGEVDRRQSIVSFDLPAAPLPKGLEIVDESDRATPVQIEDGQGWFILDALDAGTSRTYTLRPTSANDYGIQATLADGVVSFADGDQPVLSYQSRPTALPDPGFDSVYVRGGYIYPLYTPSGVLVVDDYPPNHIHHHGIWSAWTSTEFEGQKPDFWNVALKTGRVEPVSLDSVGAGPVFSRLQARHRYVDLTRGSPRPVIDEQWDLRVFAVDAGDAPYRLVELRLRHTTATDSALILPEYHYGGLGFRGHRQWDGAENAFFLTSEGMDRSNGHETRARWSHIGGYVDGQLAGVGLLAHPDNFRAPEPMRIHPTEPFFCWSPSQAGAWAITPEQPYEAAYRFVVSDGPPDAELLERLWRDWAEPVRVMVRSE
- a CDS encoding PmoA family protein; the protein is MTRLLVLVLAGLAAAAVAFRPTGGVQIVVLDDQQRVDVSIDGALFTAYVYHDSIATLKKPVLYPIRTAGGQDITRGYPFEPRAGERVDHPHHIGHWLNYGDVNGYDFWNNSDAVPEERRPRMGAIRHRAIIQALGGDEHGVLDVEADWLTPTNTRLLQERTRFIFSGDDSMRVIDRITTLTALDQDVVFTDNKEGMIALRVTRALEHPEGKPVLLTDAAGKPRPEAVLDDTGVSGEYLSSEGVRGVDVWGTRGEWMMLIGELAGEPVTVALIDHPRNPGYPTYWHARGYGLFAANPLGQKALSGGKEALNFALKASESVTFRYRIVVLSDPADAEKSVRQLAATFADTP